A stretch of Blautia liquoris DNA encodes these proteins:
- a CDS encoding Gfo/Idh/MocA family protein: MKIGIIGFGGMANWHRETISGIDGLEIAGIYDIKKEREDFAEECGLHVYKSREELLADPKIELVLVATPNDLHKPIAIDAMKAKKNVVSEKPITLSSADLQEMIDVSRETGMFLTVHQNRRWDEDFLTIKKIYDEHKLGDVFRIESRVHGAHGIPGDWRQEKEHGGGMVLDWGVHMLDQILMMMKGQKLSTVYATFTNVTNQLVEDGFTTVLTFESGTEVLVEVGTNNFVSLPRWYMLGQDGTAVIRDWDLSGEIVCAAGSDEKDVVPVRTAAGLTKTMAPRREDTIHRYELPVVRSDIREFYRNVMAVIRGEEESRIKLSEVMRVMKLMEKIFESAKSKQILDFEK; encoded by the coding sequence ATGAAAATAGGTATAATTGGTTTCGGCGGAATGGCTAACTGGCACAGAGAGACAATCTCAGGGATAGACGGACTTGAGATAGCCGGGATCTATGACATCAAAAAAGAAAGAGAAGATTTTGCAGAAGAATGTGGACTGCACGTATATAAGAGCAGAGAAGAACTGCTCGCAGACCCCAAAATAGAGCTGGTATTGGTTGCCACGCCAAATGATTTGCACAAACCAATCGCAATTGATGCGATGAAGGCCAAAAAGAACGTGGTCAGCGAAAAACCAATCACACTTTCTTCCGCAGATCTGCAGGAAATGATTGATGTATCAAGGGAGACGGGAATGTTTCTCACGGTGCATCAAAATAGACGCTGGGACGAAGATTTTCTGACAATCAAGAAGATATATGATGAACATAAGCTGGGCGATGTATTCCGGATTGAATCGAGAGTACATGGCGCGCATGGAATTCCGGGAGACTGGCGTCAGGAAAAAGAACACGGCGGCGGAATGGTTTTGGATTGGGGAGTCCATATGCTGGACCAGATCCTGATGATGATGAAAGGTCAGAAACTGAGTACAGTCTATGCAACATTTACGAATGTGACGAATCAACTGGTCGAGGATGGGTTTACGACGGTGCTCACATTTGAAAGTGGCACCGAAGTTCTGGTTGAGGTCGGCACAAACAATTTTGTATCTTTGCCCAGATGGTATATGCTCGGACAGGATGGAACAGCCGTCATTAGGGACTGGGATCTCTCCGGAGAGATCGTATGTGCTGCCGGTTCTGATGAAAAAGACGTGGTTCCGGTAAGAACAGCGGCGGGTCTTACGAAGACAATGGCTCCCCGCAGAGAAGACACGATCCACAGATATGAACTTCCAGTTGTCAGAAGTGATATTCGTGAGTTTTACAGGAATGTTATGGCTGTGATCCGAGGGGAAGAAGAGTCGAGAATCAAACTTTCAGAAGTGATGCGCGTTATGAAATTGATGGAGAAGATTTTTGAATCGGCGAAATCGAAGCAAATTTTGGATTTTGAAAAATAA
- a CDS encoding sugar phosphate isomerase/epimerase family protein, producing the protein MKLGVYSVVLGDMSLEDACAYLENSGVQMIEIGCGGFPGKAHCDPEVLLADDQKLREFGEIIARHHLQISALSAHGNPVHPQEAIAKADDHDLKNAILLAEKLQVPVVNAFSGCPGGSYKDQEPNWVTCAWPDDYQRILDYQWNEVLIPYWKDTAAFAREHGVHKIGLELHPGFCVYNTKTLLKLREAVGPEIGANFDPSHLVWQGMDPCTCIRELGKEGAIFHFHAKDTKIDVANTKLNGVLDTLHYSDEINRSWIFRSVGYGHGEEYWKDIISELRLAGYDYAISIEHEDSLMSGREGLQKAIQCLKNVLIFEDRGAMYWA; encoded by the coding sequence ATGAAGTTAGGAGTGTATTCGGTAGTATTGGGGGATATGTCACTGGAGGATGCGTGTGCGTATCTGGAGAACAGCGGCGTACAGATGATTGAGATCGGATGCGGAGGATTCCCGGGAAAGGCTCACTGCGATCCCGAAGTGCTGCTCGCCGATGATCAAAAGCTCAGGGAGTTTGGGGAAATAATTGCAAGGCATCACTTACAGATTAGTGCACTGAGTGCGCACGGCAATCCGGTTCATCCACAGGAGGCAATTGCGAAGGCAGATGATCACGATCTGAAGAATGCAATTTTGCTTGCAGAAAAGCTGCAAGTTCCGGTTGTAAATGCATTTTCCGGGTGTCCGGGCGGAAGCTATAAAGATCAGGAGCCAAACTGGGTGACCTGTGCGTGGCCGGATGACTACCAGAGAATACTTGATTATCAGTGGAATGAGGTGCTGATCCCATATTGGAAGGATACGGCTGCATTTGCCAGGGAACATGGAGTACATAAGATCGGTCTGGAGCTTCATCCGGGATTCTGCGTGTATAACACGAAGACATTATTGAAACTTAGAGAAGCAGTCGGACCGGAGATTGGTGCAAACTTTGATCCCAGTCATCTGGTATGGCAGGGAATGGATCCCTGCACTTGTATCCGGGAACTTGGAAAAGAGGGAGCAATCTTCCACTTCCATGCAAAGGATACAAAGATTGATGTGGCCAATACAAAGCTTAATGGTGTGCTGGACACACTACATTACAGTGATGAGATCAACCGTTCCTGGATCTTCAGGTCCGTAGGATACGGACATGGCGAGGAGTACTGGAAAGATATCATATCAGAGCTTCGCCTGGCAGGTTATGACTATGCAATCAGCATTGAACATGAAGACAGTCTTATGTCCGGAAGAGAGGGACTGCAGAAGGCAATTCAGTGTCTGAAGAACGTACTTATCTTTGAAGACAGAGGAGCCATGTACTGGGCTTGA
- a CDS encoding AraC family transcriptional regulator: MHEINLYEKKIIQDKDFPVQIFENNIREIRTIFSEHWHEHIEMHYILDGAAVFLCNHKPVYGKAGDLIVINSNELHTGVTKTPVFDALVIIFELDKFSEEIVNYNMIFQTLIESDDKIKRLLLEIRKEDSEKKLGYKLAVKSDIYELLTYLMRYYVVESISDKEHLKRNRDLDRLNTVFQYIQKNYTEQLSNQELAKVVHLSESRFCHLFKESMGQSPLNYINEVRLQKAYLLLQQKELNVAEVAAVVGFTDYNNFGRLFKKKYGFSPSEVWERIGTMHTTTN; this comes from the coding sequence ATGCATGAAATCAATCTTTATGAAAAGAAGATTATTCAGGACAAGGACTTTCCTGTACAGATTTTTGAAAATAATATACGAGAAATCCGAACGATTTTCAGTGAACACTGGCATGAACATATTGAGATGCATTATATATTGGATGGCGCTGCAGTATTTCTTTGTAACCATAAACCAGTGTATGGGAAAGCTGGGGATCTGATCGTTATAAACAGCAACGAATTACATACGGGTGTGACGAAGACTCCTGTTTTCGATGCATTAGTGATTATATTTGAACTGGACAAATTCTCGGAGGAGATTGTAAATTACAATATGATCTTTCAGACGCTGATTGAGTCTGATGACAAGATCAAAAGACTGCTTCTGGAGATTCGAAAAGAGGACAGCGAGAAAAAACTTGGATACAAATTGGCAGTCAAGTCTGATATCTATGAACTGCTGACGTATCTGATGCGATATTATGTTGTCGAGAGCATATCGGATAAAGAACATCTGAAGAGAAATCGTGATCTGGACCGCCTGAACACTGTGTTCCAGTATATACAGAAGAACTACACAGAACAGCTGAGTAATCAGGAGCTTGCAAAAGTCGTACATCTAAGTGAATCCAGATTCTGCCATCTGTTTAAGGAGAGTATGGGTCAAAGTCCCTTAAATTATATTAATGAAGTGCGGCTTCAAAAAGCATATCTGCTGCTGCAGCAAAAGGAACTCAATGTTGCAGAGGTTGCTGCGGTTGTGGGGTTTACAGACTACAACAATTTTGGGAGACTTTTTAAGAAAAAATATGGTTTTTCGCCCTCAGAGGTCTGGGAGCGGATTGGGACAATGCATACGACTACAAACTAA
- a CDS encoding Gfo/Idh/MocA family protein: MRKLKIGIVGCGGIANGKHLPAIKKNGNFEIVAVCDLIVERAEKAKKEYGTEKTRVYTDYMELVRQDDIEAVYCLTPNREHSPIAVAAMEAGKHVMCEKPMAKTYADAKKMLDTAKRTGKILTIGYQNRYRADSAYLKRACESGDLGDIYYAKAHAIRRRAVPTWGVFLNEEEQGGGPLIDIGTHALDLTLWMMDNYEPESVMGSVFYKLGDQREAGNAWGDWDPEKFTVEDSAFGFIKMKNGATIVLESSWALNSLDVDEAKTSLCGTKAGADMKDGLRINRVQYNHQCVEKPALGAGGVAFYDGKEEKDSDIEQRVFYNAVVNGEELIVKPEQAIVVTQLLEAIYESARTGKAVYFG, translated from the coding sequence ATGAGAAAGTTAAAGATTGGGATTGTAGGTTGTGGAGGAATTGCAAACGGAAAACATCTCCCAGCAATTAAAAAGAATGGAAATTTTGAAATTGTTGCTGTGTGTGATCTGATTGTGGAGAGAGCCGAGAAAGCAAAGAAAGAATACGGAACGGAAAAAACCAGAGTTTATACTGATTATATGGAACTGGTAAGGCAAGATGACATTGAGGCAGTTTATTGCCTGACTCCAAACAGAGAGCATAGTCCGATCGCCGTTGCGGCAATGGAAGCAGGAAAGCATGTGATGTGCGAGAAACCTATGGCAAAGACTTATGCGGATGCGAAAAAAATGCTGGATACAGCGAAGAGGACAGGCAAGATTCTGACGATCGGCTACCAGAACAGATATCGTGCCGATTCTGCTTATTTAAAACGAGCGTGTGAGAGTGGAGATCTGGGAGATATCTATTACGCAAAAGCGCATGCGATCCGCAGACGTGCCGTGCCCACATGGGGTGTTTTCCTGAATGAGGAAGAGCAAGGTGGGGGTCCATTAATTGATATCGGAACACATGCCCTTGATCTGACGCTTTGGATGATGGATAACTATGAACCGGAATCAGTCATGGGATCTGTATTCTACAAACTTGGAGATCAAAGAGAGGCAGGAAATGCCTGGGGTGACTGGGATCCTGAAAAATTCACTGTGGAAGATTCAGCCTTTGGTTTTATCAAGATGAAGAATGGTGCAACTATCGTCCTGGAATCCTCCTGGGCACTGAACTCCCTCGATGTGGATGAGGCAAAGACCAGTCTTTGCGGGACCAAAGCAGGTGCGGACATGAAGGACGGACTCAGAATCAATCGTGTTCAGTATAATCACCAGTGCGTGGAAAAGCCAGCACTTGGTGCCGGTGGAGTTGCCTTTTATGATGGAAAAGAAGAGAAGGACTCTGATATTGAACAAAGAGTGTTCTATAATGCGGTAGTAAATGGCGAAGAACTGATTGTAAAACCAGAGCAGGCTATTGTTGTCACTCAGCTCCTGGAAGCCATCTATGAATCAGCAAGAACAGGGAAAGCAGTGTATTTCGGTTAA
- a CDS encoding AraC family transcriptional regulator produces MYDPYTNKTFGDDILINRADDSKNTTKRWDHYHDFYEIYYYYGNEMNYFIDNKVYTVKKNDVVFIQPYLFHRTVYRSGSTRKRILILFHPKILEYIKTLDEPLHHAISSLFSTKKILSLSSVKSKQLLHNFIMRLYETSVQSSSYQSLKMQNDLINLFITFDDLSSDEVKDKSAPMLSSKEKLVSNVIEYINHNYTYDITLETICEELFVSKYYLCHTFKETTGVTVINFVNKKRLSEAERLLRYSSQSITDICHLVGFNSIGHFINLFSKYYDCTPGTFRKRLQ; encoded by the coding sequence ATGTATGATCCCTATACCAATAAAACTTTTGGTGACGATATTTTGATAAATAGAGCCGATGATTCCAAAAACACTACAAAGCGGTGGGATCATTATCATGACTTTTACGAAATATATTATTATTATGGTAATGAGATGAATTACTTCATCGATAACAAGGTATATACTGTTAAGAAAAATGATGTGGTCTTTATTCAGCCATATCTTTTTCACCGTACCGTATACCGAAGCGGAAGCACAAGAAAAAGAATACTCATCCTCTTTCATCCCAAAATCTTAGAGTATATAAAAACATTAGATGAGCCACTTCACCATGCAATTTCCAGCCTCTTTTCAACCAAGAAAATATTATCCTTATCGAGCGTGAAAAGTAAGCAGCTGCTCCATAATTTTATCATGCGTCTTTACGAAACATCTGTTCAAAGTTCTTCGTATCAGTCGCTAAAGATGCAAAATGACCTCATAAACCTGTTTATAACATTCGATGACCTGTCTTCTGATGAAGTAAAAGATAAATCTGCCCCTATGCTTTCTTCAAAAGAAAAGCTGGTATCAAATGTCATAGAATACATCAATCACAATTATACTTATGATATTACACTTGAAACTATTTGCGAAGAATTATTTGTCAGCAAATATTACTTATGTCATACCTTTAAAGAAACCACAGGGGTTACGGTTATTAATTTTGTAAATAAAAAACGGCTGTCCGAGGCGGAACGTCTGCTTCGGTATTCCTCTCAAAGTATTACTGATATCTGCCATCTGGTTGGCTTTAACAGCATTGGTCACTTTATTAACCTTTTCTCAAAATACTATGACTGCACTCCGGGCACTTTTCGCAAAAGGCTGCAATAG
- a CDS encoding glucosamine-6-phosphate deaminase, with product MKLEMHTNILKNSIELGQEAARYSADIINDAIDKNGKARIILSTGASQFDTLKALIKEDIDWEKVEMFHLDEYINLPVSHPASFRKYLKERFIDKTNIKDYHLVNGEGDIKEIIEKLTIELRREPIDLGLIGIGQNAHIAFNDPPADFGTEEAYIVVNLNDTCKRQQVSEGWFASIDDVPDQAISMTVYQIMQCKHIVSCVPSKAKAKAISDMFKNPVTNQVPATMLKMHQDVELFLDSDSASLL from the coding sequence ATGAAATTAGAAATGCATACAAATATTTTAAAAAACTCGATAGAATTAGGTCAGGAAGCTGCGAGGTATTCTGCGGATATTATAAATGATGCGATTGACAAGAATGGAAAAGCAAGAATTATCCTGTCTACAGGGGCATCTCAGTTTGACACGCTCAAAGCCCTGATTAAGGAAGATATTGACTGGGAAAAGGTAGAGATGTTTCACTTAGATGAATATATAAATCTGCCTGTCAGCCATCCGGCAAGTTTTCGGAAGTATTTGAAAGAACGCTTTATTGATAAGACAAATATCAAGGATTACCATCTGGTTAATGGAGAAGGAGACATAAAAGAAATAATTGAGAAACTTACAATAGAACTTCGCAGGGAACCAATTGATCTGGGACTAATAGGGATAGGCCAGAATGCTCATATTGCATTCAATGATCCGCCGGCGGATTTTGGCACAGAAGAAGCTTATATTGTAGTAAATTTAAATGACACTTGTAAGAGACAACAGGTTTCTGAAGGATGGTTTGCCTCAATAGATGATGTTCCCGATCAGGCTATATCAATGACCGTTTATCAGATTATGCAGTGTAAACATATTGTATCTTGTGTTCCGTCAAAAGCGAAAGCGAAAGCAATCAGCGATATGTTTAAGAATCCGGTAACAAATCAAGTTCCGGCAACCATGTTAAAGATGCATCAGGACGTGGAACTTTTTCTTGATTCGGACTCAGCTTCTCTTTTATAA
- a CDS encoding sugar phosphate isomerase/epimerase family protein: protein MAKLPIGLQVYSVREQAQENFIQTMEEIKRIGYDGVELAGLYGHTPQQIHDWLHEIGLEPISAHVPYVELKDNMEKTVADYAVVGCTYLAIPHLGEGERYGTKAYQEMLEKIPSIAKECRKYDMTLLYHNHDFEFQRALNGEYVLDTLYQQIEPKDLQTEIDTCWVKAAGEDPAAYVRKYQGRCPVVHLKDFTGKKPVEFRAVGYGIQNMQEILTASIESGAQWVIVEQDGHTEHSPIEDARLSIEYLKTLNWDHNNCQGESEYEGN from the coding sequence ATGGCAAAATTACCGATTGGATTACAGGTATATTCGGTTCGGGAGCAGGCGCAGGAAAATTTTATTCAAACTATGGAAGAAATAAAAAGGATCGGCTATGACGGAGTAGAACTTGCAGGTTTGTACGGACATACTCCGCAGCAGATTCACGACTGGCTTCATGAAATTGGACTGGAGCCCATCTCGGCCCATGTTCCATACGTTGAACTTAAAGACAACATGGAGAAAACAGTGGCGGACTATGCGGTGGTTGGCTGCACGTATCTTGCGATTCCTCATCTTGGAGAGGGCGAGCGATATGGGACGAAAGCCTATCAAGAGATGCTGGAAAAGATTCCTTCCATTGCGAAAGAGTGCCGGAAATATGATATGACACTGCTTTACCATAACCATGATTTTGAATTTCAGAGGGCATTGAATGGAGAATATGTTCTCGATACACTTTATCAGCAAATCGAGCCAAAAGATCTGCAGACGGAGATTGACACTTGCTGGGTAAAGGCAGCAGGGGAAGATCCTGCAGCCTACGTCAGAAAGTATCAGGGCAGATGCCCGGTGGTACATCTGAAGGATTTTACCGGGAAGAAACCGGTTGAATTTCGGGCAGTGGGTTACGGAATTCAGAATATGCAGGAAATCCTTACAGCGTCTATTGAGTCAGGAGCACAGTGGGTGATCGTGGAACAGGATGGACACACGGAACATTCACCGATAGAAGATGCAAGACTGAGCATAGAATATCTGAAAACATTGAACTGGGATCACAATAACTGCCAGGGGGAAAGTGAATATGAAGGAAATTAA
- a CDS encoding sugar phosphate isomerase/epimerase family protein: protein MKEIKIGTCVPGVKAADWLPHMVDQGFETFQMTFHMSLENTDLKELSKQVKEIIGDRDIPITGIGLYCNPIQYEEHKKALEYVIDSAEYFGASNVYTFAGAYEGRPVDEAIPKFGEVFRELTKRAADKNITIGIENCPMGGTYDKATCNIGFNPKAWEKMFNEVPEENFGLEWEPTHQMVQLIDPIAQLKEWVKKIVHIHGKDATIDHDAIRKYGIFNVKDFVYHRTPGYGDCNWTDIISILQKGGYEGDICIEGYHDPVYGGDWEMTSQIHGMEYLKWCRGGSFTPAPWMK, encoded by the coding sequence ATGAAGGAAATTAAAATCGGAACTTGTGTACCGGGAGTAAAGGCAGCAGATTGGCTGCCACATATGGTGGATCAAGGATTTGAGACATTCCAGATGACGTTCCATATGTCTTTGGAGAATACGGACCTAAAGGAATTGTCCAAGCAGGTAAAAGAGATCATCGGGGACAGAGATATCCCAATCACAGGCATAGGTCTTTACTGCAATCCGATTCAATATGAGGAGCACAAGAAAGCTCTGGAGTATGTCATCGATTCAGCCGAATACTTTGGTGCTTCCAATGTGTATACATTCGCAGGTGCATATGAAGGGAGGCCGGTGGATGAGGCAATCCCCAAATTTGGTGAAGTATTCAGGGAGCTGACAAAGAGAGCAGCGGACAAGAATATCACCATAGGAATTGAAAACTGCCCGATGGGTGGAACCTATGACAAAGCTACCTGCAATATAGGATTCAATCCCAAAGCATGGGAGAAGATGTTTAACGAAGTACCGGAAGAAAACTTCGGACTTGAATGGGAGCCAACACATCAGATGGTACAACTGATTGATCCCATAGCCCAGCTGAAAGAATGGGTGAAAAAAATCGTTCATATCCACGGAAAAGATGCAACGATCGATCATGATGCTATCAGGAAATATGGTATTTTTAATGTCAAAGATTTTGTTTATCACAGAACTCCGGGATACGGAGACTGCAATTGGACGGATATCATATCGATTCTGCAAAAAGGCGGATATGAAGGCGATATTTGTATTGAGGGCTACCACGATCCGGTTTATGGAGGAGACTGGGAGATGACCTCTCAGATTCATGGAATGGAATATCTGAAATGGTGCAGAGGCGGCAGCTTTACACCTGCTCCGTGGATGAAATAG
- the nagA gene encoding N-acetylglucosamine-6-phosphate deacetylase, which yields MKRILIKNAKIVTVMGIRDGQLMTEGDKIYKVVFDGCIDEPHDEVINADGRYLSPGFIDIHTHGGGGYDFMDGTLEDIYNASKAHMQFGTTSIVPTTLTGSKESLLEFIGLFNQIDRKREGFPNILGLHLEGPYFAYSQRGAQDPQFLRNPDKDEYREALSKTDRILRWSFAPELDGSKEFLQELNKHQVVSSLAHSEATCEQVVEGYQNGLRALTHFYSGMLSVTRKNSYRVAGAVEAGYLLDDLYVEVIADGSHLPKELLQLIYKIKGPDRICLVTDSMRAAGMPDGKYILGNKKMGVPVIVEDKVAKLPDRTSFAGSVATTDRLLGTFYQYTDAPLYQVVKMLTLNPAKLLHIDTDKGSIEEGKDADLIIFDENIKVDFVMVNGKINKNELCR from the coding sequence GTGAAAAGAATATTAATAAAAAATGCAAAAATAGTTACAGTTATGGGTATCAGAGACGGCCAGCTTATGACCGAAGGGGACAAGATCTACAAAGTTGTATTTGATGGGTGCATAGATGAACCACACGATGAAGTGATTAATGCTGACGGCAGATACCTTTCTCCCGGATTTATTGATATACATACACATGGGGGTGGTGGGTATGATTTTATGGACGGAACGTTGGAAGACATTTATAATGCTTCGAAGGCTCATATGCAGTTTGGAACTACATCCATTGTGCCAACCACTCTTACAGGCAGCAAGGAGTCGCTGCTTGAGTTTATTGGGTTATTCAATCAAATAGACAGGAAGCGTGAGGGATTTCCTAATATTTTAGGTTTACATCTGGAAGGACCATATTTCGCATATAGTCAGAGGGGAGCTCAGGATCCCCAATTTTTAAGAAATCCGGATAAAGATGAATATAGGGAAGCTTTATCTAAGACTGACAGAATCCTGCGATGGTCGTTCGCTCCTGAACTGGATGGTTCAAAGGAATTCCTTCAGGAATTAAATAAACATCAAGTAGTAAGTTCTCTGGCTCATTCCGAAGCTACGTGTGAACAGGTGGTGGAAGGCTATCAAAACGGGTTACGCGCATTGACGCACTTTTATTCAGGCATGTTATCTGTTACAAGAAAAAATTCCTATCGTGTAGCAGGAGCCGTTGAAGCAGGATATCTTCTGGACGACTTATATGTTGAAGTGATTGCCGATGGGAGCCATTTACCTAAAGAGCTGCTTCAATTGATCTACAAAATTAAAGGGCCGGACAGGATTTGTCTTGTCACAGATTCCATGCGTGCGGCCGGTATGCCTGATGGAAAATACATACTGGGAAATAAAAAAATGGGGGTTCCTGTTATCGTGGAAGATAAGGTGGCAAAATTACCCGACAGAACTTCTTTTGCCGGAAGTGTAGCAACGACTGACAGATTGCTTGGAACTTTTTATCAGTACACGGATGCGCCACTATACCAGGTAGTAAAGATGCTGACTTTAAATCCGGCAAAGCTTCTTCATATTGATACAGATAAAGGTTCCATAGAAGAGGGAAAAGATGCAGATTTAATTATTTTTGACGAGAATATAAAGGTTGATTTTGTCATGGTAAATGGTAAAATTAATAAAAATGAGCTATGCAGGTAG